The genomic window TGATTTCTGAGCCAACACTCCATAAAGAATTCTTCACGATAATGGAATATTTAATTGGTCGTGAAATTGAAGTCGAGCTTTATTCGAATGCTTCTCTACATACGACAGATTGGTGGCGAAAGCTTGGTTCGATGATGAGTCCTAGAGATCACGTATTCTTTACAATTTGTGGATCAACTCAAGAACTACATGAAAAATATCGTGTTCGTTCTAATCTTCAACAAGTGTTAGACAATCATGCAGCTTTTAAAGAAGGATGTAAATACGATATCGATTATCTACAGCATATCATGTTTGAATATAATGCTAAAGATTTTGAGAGTGATGCGATGAAAGAGATTCGCTCTCGCTTTAGTCGTGAGTATAATATTAATACTCTTCCATACAATGAAAGATTTGGTTTTATTAAAGATGAAAATAATGACATTGCATTAACTGCAGATTTGGCAAAAAGTTATAACCTAATTTCTCGTCATGCTAAGAGACGTTACGAACGAAATAAATCTGGTGAAATTAAATGTCAGATGCGTTGTAAAAGTCTTGAAGAAAAATTTGTGGCCATTGATCAATGGGGTGAAATCTTTCCATGCTTTCTCTATCGTATCTATAATGTTGGTGAGAAATTTAATTTAGATTATTCAAAAATTAATCAATTTAAATATGACTTCTGCTATGAGTGTGAAGCCATGACGACAAAAATGCTAGAAGATATAGGTCTAGAGAGGATGGGGTAATGAGCTGTAAACAGACGACATTACATCGTAGTGAAATCCTAGAGCTTGAAATGGATCTAACGGGTACTTGTAATCTACGCTGTCCTCTGTGTACAAGAAATTACGCACATGCGGGTCATTTATTAAAACGTAATGTACGAAGTTATGAGCAAATAAAAGAACAATTAGATACCTTCACAAATCTCGAAGTTTTTTACATGGCCGGAAATATATCTGAGCCAACACTTCATCCTGAAGTTAAAGATATTTGTCGATACCTAGTCGAACGTGGTGTTGCTATCGAACTATTTACAAATGGTAGTACTCATAATCCTGAATGGTGGGCCGAACTAGGA from Halobacteriovorax sp. DA5 includes these protein-coding regions:
- a CDS encoding radical SAM protein — translated: MEKLPNSLAKEDILEIELELTGTCNLDCPLCSRSYSNAKHLVKYNERPASEIIAQLDEYPNIKMCCMAGMISEPTLHKEFFTIMEYLIGREIEVELYSNASLHTTDWWRKLGSMMSPRDHVFFTICGSTQELHEKYRVRSNLQQVLDNHAAFKEGCKYDIDYLQHIMFEYNAKDFESDAMKEIRSRFSREYNINTLPYNERFGFIKDENNDIALTADLAKSYNLISRHAKRRYERNKSGEIKCQMRCKSLEEKFVAIDQWGEIFPCFLYRIYNVGEKFNLDYSKINQFKYDFCYECEAMTTKMLEDIGLERMG